A single region of the Oleispira antarctica RB-8 genome encodes:
- a CDS encoding similar to diguanylate cyclase/phosphodiesterase — translation MYWLYGLLILLFASTSIAGPKVLLFNSYNPQYQWTKANNQSILQVLSSEVADEDLHVEFMDSRRFSDDLVYRQVLARLYQHKYSQLKPNIIISTGDFALEFLIQYRDDIFPGTPVVYNGIHFDLTQKLARLNNFVGIQEGEAIAENLQLITELHKDEIDEIIVLSDKSSLGNFFSEKVTELKKGWHHPSIELTLQDDFSFEELLYQVNNSSKSKNRGNGKAYLISVLSKDNKGRYFSYHDDIPLLTRYSKSPIYGMWGTPLMGLGIVGGYMNNPQLHGRNTAQIALDILSGTEISSFSQNIEPQFLPSFDNRQLKRFNLEINDLPGESEINFKPETLFSRFASAIIIITSIIIALTIIIILLSAQVRRRKDAEHQLAQLNNDLEDIITQRTLALERSNRTLLKLNSRMENLANTDDLTLIANRRHGHRILDRLNYPEGEEYSIALIDIDHFKNVNDLHGHDIGDQVLQFISHTINQFIRPSDTICRWGGEEFLLIMPMTQLEDALNMSERIRNLIATTPINPVESITISTGISAKSQSTSINELLRQADLALYQAKTQGRNRCIIWSSDSDQLKRPLD, via the coding sequence ATGTATTGGTTGTACGGCCTACTGATCCTCTTGTTTGCTTCCACCAGCATTGCTGGGCCTAAAGTGCTGCTGTTCAATTCCTATAATCCTCAATACCAATGGACTAAAGCCAATAACCAAAGCATTCTACAAGTACTGAGTTCTGAAGTTGCTGATGAAGATCTGCATGTAGAATTTATGGACAGTCGCCGCTTTAGTGATGACCTAGTTTACAGACAAGTCCTTGCGCGCCTTTATCAACATAAATACAGCCAATTAAAACCCAATATAATCATTAGTACCGGTGATTTTGCATTAGAATTTTTAATCCAGTACCGGGATGATATTTTTCCTGGAACGCCTGTTGTATATAACGGCATTCATTTTGATTTAACTCAAAAACTTGCCAGATTAAATAACTTTGTTGGGATTCAAGAAGGAGAGGCGATTGCAGAAAACTTGCAACTGATTACTGAATTACATAAAGATGAAATCGATGAAATCATTGTATTATCAGACAAAAGTTCACTGGGAAATTTCTTCTCAGAAAAAGTTACAGAATTAAAAAAAGGCTGGCACCACCCTAGCATTGAATTAACTCTGCAAGATGATTTCTCCTTTGAAGAATTACTATATCAAGTAAATAATTCCAGCAAAAGTAAGAATAGAGGCAACGGCAAGGCTTATCTCATAAGTGTATTAAGTAAAGATAATAAAGGTCGTTATTTTTCATATCACGACGATATCCCTCTTTTAACTCGGTATTCAAAATCCCCTATTTATGGCATGTGGGGAACGCCGCTAATGGGGCTTGGTATTGTCGGAGGCTATATGAACAATCCGCAACTCCATGGCAGAAACACAGCGCAAATCGCCTTAGATATTTTATCAGGAACAGAGATTTCTAGTTTCTCTCAAAACATTGAGCCGCAATTTCTACCGAGTTTCGACAACCGTCAGCTTAAGAGATTTAATCTCGAAATAAACGACCTACCTGGTGAAAGTGAAATTAATTTCAAACCAGAAACCTTATTCTCCCGCTTTGCTAGTGCCATTATTATCATTACCAGCATTATCATTGCACTGACGATTATCATTATTTTATTATCAGCCCAAGTTCGTCGACGCAAAGATGCCGAGCATCAATTAGCTCAACTGAATAACGACCTAGAAGATATAATTACTCAGCGCACGTTAGCATTAGAAAGATCCAATCGAACCTTATTAAAACTTAATTCTCGTATGGAAAATTTAGCCAATACAGACGACCTCACATTAATTGCCAATCGACGTCATGGCCATCGGATTTTAGATCGCCTTAATTACCCTGAAGGAGAAGAATATTCTATTGCCCTAATAGACATTGATCATTTTAAAAACGTCAATGATCTTCATGGTCATGATATTGGCGATCAAGTATTGCAGTTTATAAGCCATACAATTAATCAATTTATTCGCCCCTCCGATACTATATGTCGCTGGGGCGGAGAAGAGTTTTTATTAATTATGCCGATGACACAACTCGAAGATGCGCTAAACATGAGCGAACGTATTCGCAATCTTATTGCGACAACCCCCATCAACCCCGTTGAATCCATCACAATTAGCACCGGTATTTCAGCAAAAAGCCAATCAACAAGCATTAATGAATTATTACGCCAAGCCGACCTTGCGCTCTATCAAGCAAAAACTCAAGGCCGCAACCGCTGCATTATCTGGAGCTCCGATAGCGACCAATTAAAAAGGCCGCTTGATTAG